In Cellulomonas wangsupingiae, the genomic window TCGGCCCCCAGGGTTCCCTCACCCTGCGGCGTGCGGTACCTGACGCCGGTCACGCGTCCGCCGGTGCGTACGACGTCCGTGACCTCGTGCTCCCGCAGCAGCGTGAACCCCGGCTCGGCGCCCGCCGCGTCGGCGAGCAGGTCGAGCAGGTCCCACTGCGGGACCATCGCGATGTACGGGTACGCCATGCGCAGGCGCGAGAAGTCGACGACGGGCACGGGCGCGCCGCCCGCCGGGTCGGGCAGCGTGATGGCCTCGACGCGCGAGTGCGGCAGCGCGAGGAAGCGGTCGATGAGCCCGAGCTCGTCGAGCGCCTGCATCGTGGACGGGTGCACGGTGTCGCCGCGGAAGTCCCGCAGGAAGTCGGCGTGCTTCTCGAGGACCGTGACGTCGACACCGGCGCGTGCCAGCAGCAGGGCGAGCACGAGTCCGGCGGGCCCGCCGCCCACGACCGCGCACGTCGTCCGGTCCTGCGTGGTGCCGTTCGACGTCATCGCCGCCCCCCGTCCTCGGGGGACATCCTGCCCGATCTGCGCCGTGTGTCGAGGTTTCGCGCGTGCTCGCGGGGTCGCCGCCGGTGTCAGATGGCGCTGCGCACCGCGTGGTGCACGTAGACGACGCCGTTGGCGAACCGACGGGTGTCCAGCAGCTCCAGGTCGAGTCGCACGCCCCGCGGCAGGGCCGGCTTGCCGCCGCCCACGGTGACCGGGCACAGCAGCAGCACGCACTCGTCGACCAGGCCGTGCCGGAACGCCTCGGCCCCGAGGATCGCGCCGCCGACGCTCAGGTCCGCGACGGACTCCTCCTTGAGCCGGCGTACCGCGTCGGCGTCGAACTGCCGCTCGATCCGCGTCCGCGCCGTGGACACCGCGTCGAGCGTCGAGGAGTAGACGACCTTGTCGGCGTCGCGCCAGATCCCCGCGTACTCCCGGACGACGGCCGGCTGGTCGGTCAACCAGTCGTCGTCCTCCCAGACGCGCATCGTCTCGTACAT contains:
- a CDS encoding dihydrofolate reductase family protein — protein: MGKLIYAANTSLDGYLEDETGAFDWSVPDEAVHAFWNEHERGIGTSLYGRRMYETMRVWEDDDWLTDQPAVVREYAGIWRDADKVVYSSTLDAVSTARTRIERQFDADAVRRLKEESVADLSVGGAILGAEAFRHGLVDECVLLLCPVTVGGGKPALPRGVRLDLELLDTRRFANGVVYVHHAVRSAI